From one Syntrophorhabdaceae bacterium genomic stretch:
- a CDS encoding LptE family protein, with product MKGNNMKRAGLILFAAAALMMMGACGYQLIGGKGIYGGDITSVYVPVFKNLTYEPHISQPVTDSFSRELISTGLFTLNYEKADGVLKGEIIDITTSPSSLDATGVVIEKSVSVTVRVSLSEKTGILVKQFSLGDSEIYKIQNTAEEYNRREAIRRLSARLARRFSAQLLLEY from the coding sequence ATGAAAGGTAATAACATGAAACGAGCAGGATTGATCCTCTTCGCGGCAGCCGCATTGATGATGATGGGGGCATGCGGTTACCAGCTCATCGGGGGCAAAGGCATCTATGGAGGCGACATAACGTCGGTATATGTGCCGGTTTTCAAGAATTTGACCTACGAGCCTCATATATCCCAGCCCGTTACGGATTCTTTTTCAAGGGAACTCATATCGACAGGCCTTTTCACGTTGAACTATGAAAAGGCGGACGGGGTCCTGAAGGGCGAGATCATCGACATCACAACATCACCATCGTCTCTGGACGCCACAGGCGTCGTCATTGAGAAATCGGTAAGCGTGACGGTGAGGGTTTCCCTTTCTGAGAAGACCGGTATCCTCGTGAAACAGTTTTCGCTTGGCGATTCAGAGATTTACAAGATACAGAACACTGCCGAGGAATACAACAGGCGGGAGGCCATCCGAAGACTTTCGGCCCGGCTGGCCCGGCGGTTCAGTGCCCAGTTGCTCCTGGAGTATTGA
- the rpsT gene encoding 30S ribosomal protein S20, translating to MRKNKSAIKRAVQSEKRRIRNSHFKSTMKGRIKRAIGAIDRKEEQVETTFRDAVSSIDRAASKGVVHRNNAARKISRLSRKLHKSQQA from the coding sequence TTGAGGAAGAATAAATCCGCCATCAAGCGAGCCGTACAGTCTGAAAAACGCAGGATCAGAAATTCCCACTTCAAATCAACGATGAAGGGCCGGATCAAGCGGGCCATCGGCGCCATCGACAGGAAAGAGGAGCAGGTCGAGACAACCTTCAGGGATGCCGTTTCCTCTATCGACAGGGCCGCCTCAAAGGGTGTCGTTCACAGGAACAACGCTGCGAGAAAGATCTCCCGGTTGTCCCGGAAACTTCACAAGAGCCAGCAGGCATAA
- a CDS encoding PxxKW family cysteine-rich protein yields the protein MVCATLKPGIECLFMKKAGCSYSGGKCFTVVEACEGCTRIVEFETGKYCSSFPYPAQKWQKGSCSMSTHVKKGSKAEEQKINPLKASKRAAGKK from the coding sequence ATGGTATGCGCAACATTGAAACCGGGAATCGAATGCCTGTTCATGAAGAAGGCAGGGTGTTCGTACAGTGGAGGGAAATGCTTCACGGTCGTCGAGGCCTGTGAGGGATGCACCAGGATAGTCGAGTTTGAAACGGGAAAGTACTGTTCAAGTTTCCCCTATCCTGCTCAGAAATGGCAGAAGGGCTCTTGCTCGATGTCAACCCACGTGAAGAAAGGATCTAAGGCCGAAGAGCAGAAGATCAACCCGCTCAAGGCGTCCAAGAGGGCCGCCGGCAAGAAGTAG